The sequence GAGATTTTCGTAAAACCGTAACCGATATGCCAGTATCTAAATGTAGAGAATTTCTATTCGTATATAAAAACTATTAAGGGGTGTCTTATTTGGAATTTTACCAAAAAGAACAAGATGTATTGTTGTCAGAATTAAAAAGTACGCCAAACGGCTTACAAACGAGTGAAGTAAACGCACGTCTCGAAGAACATGGGCATAATGAATTAAAAACGAAAGCAAAAGATTCTGTCTTAAAGCTTTTCTTAGAAACGTTTAAAGATGCGATGGTCATCGTTCTATTGATCGTTGCAGTCGTTCAGATTTTAATGGGTTCTGTAGTAGAATCCTTCATTATTTTCGCTGTGTTGATGATCAATTCAGTGATCAGTGTTGTTCAAACAAAAAAAGCTGAAGGTTCATTAGATGCGCTTAAAAACATGTCTGCGCCGTTGGCCAAAGCCATCCGAAATGGCGAAAAAGTGACGATTCCTGCTAGAGAGTTGGTTCCTGGAGATATCGTGATCTTAGATGCAGGAGATTATGTTCCTGCTGATGGTCGTTTGCTTGAAGCCGGATCTTTGAAAATTGATGAAGGTATGCTAACCGGAGAGTCCGTTCCGGCAGATAAAGATACTGAGACCATTGCTGATACAGTCCCTGTCGGAGACCGTTCCAACATGGTTCACAGCGGTACTTTGGTCGTTTACGGACGCGGTCTTTTTGTTATCACCGGAACTGGTAATAACACCGAAATCGGTCAAGTCGCTAACTTGCTTGAAAATGCCATGACCAAACAAACGCCGCTGCAAAAGAAATTAGATCAATTCAGTAAACAATTGGGTATCGGCATTTTAATTTTATCTGTCGTTATTTTTGCCATTGAAGCTGCTCGTATTTATTTTGGCGGTTCATCGAATATCAGTGCGGATATGTTGAACGCCTTTATGTTTGCCGTTGCTGTTGCTGTTGCAGCTATACCGGAAGCTTTACAATCTATCGTAACGATCGTTCTTTCGATGGGAACCAATAAAATGGCCAAACGACATGCTATTATTCGTAAATTACCGGCTGTTGAAACATTAGGAGCAACTAGCGTTATTTGTACGGATAAAACAGGAACATTGACACAAAACAAAATGACGATCGTCGATTACTTCTTAGCAAACGGCAAATCAGGCAAATTTAATGACCATCCCGATACGTGGTCATTTGATGAAAAACGCTTGATGCAAATTGCTGTTTTAGCAAATGATTCCAATATCAATGAAGAAGGCCAAGAATTAGGCGATCCTACTGAAGTTGCTATGATCGCTTTCAGCAATAAAGTCAACAAACCTTATGGCGAACTGCGTACGAGTTACCCTCGTGAAGCAGAATTGCCTTTTGATTCCGACCGTAAATTAATGTCAACTGTCCATACCATTGATGGTGAACGATTGATGTTAACCAAAGGCGGCCCAGATGTTGTTTTTGCCCGCAGTACAAAAATATTGGTTGATGGCGAAGTCTTGCCATTAACGGAACAACGATTAAAAGAGTTGCAAGACCAAAACGAATCTTTCTCTGACCGTGCGCTACGTGTCTTAGCATTTGCTTATAAACCGATTGGAGCAAATCAAACAGTTAGTTTTGAAGACGAAAACGAGTTGATCCTAGCGGGTATTATGGCGATGATCGACCCTCCTCGTGAAGCTGTTTATGGCGCTGTTGAAGAAGCTAAAAAAGCTGGCATCAAAACGGTTATGATTACGGGTGACCACAAAACAACTGCACGTGCAATTGCCCGTGATATTGGAATTGCTGAAGAAGGCGATATCGCATTGACCGGACAAGAATTAGATGCATTAAGCGAAAAAGAATTGCATGCTAAATTAGAACAAATTTCAGTTTATGCTCGTGTTTCTCCAGAAAACAAAATTCGTATCGTACAAGCATGGCAAGATAAAGGCAAAGTTTCCGCTATGACCGGAGATGGTGTTAATGATGCTCCGGCTTTAAAACAAGCTGACATTGGAATTGCAATGGGAAGCGGAACAGACGTAGCTAAAGATGCTGCAGCAATGGTCTTGACCGATGATAATTTCGTTTCTATCATCAACGCTGTTGAAGTAGGCCGGAATGTCTATGACAATATCAAAAAAGCCATCGCTTATCTTTTTGCCGGCAACTTAGGAGCTATTATTGCTATTGTCGCCGCTTTAATTATGGATTGGGTTAACCCTTTCACTGCTTTACAACTGTTGTTCATTAACTTAGTTAACGATTCCGTTCCGGCAATTGCTTTAGGTATGGAAAAAGGCGAACCAAATGTCATGTCTCGTAAACCAAGAGACCCAAATGAAGGGATTTTTGCTGGTCAAACTTTAGTTTCTGTTCTTTATCGCGGAGCATTGATCGGTATAGCTGTTATTATCTCTCAATATATTGGACTGGGTTATTCAGATGAAATGAGTATCGCAATGGCCTTTACGACTTTAATTTTAGCTCGTACATTGCAAACTTTCCCTGCTCGTTCAAATTCACAAACCGCTATCGGAGCTGGCTTCTTCTCTAACGTGTACGTCTTATTAGCCGTTCTCTTCTGTTCTGCTTTATATGGATTAACCGTTCTTCCAGGTATCCGTGAATTCTTCTCAATTCCTGCCAACTTTGGCTGGACACAATGGGGAATTGCTGCTGGATTAGCTGCTGGAGCAGTAGTCTTAATGGAGATCACTAAGTTAGTGATCCGCAAAAAGGACTAATTAAAAAATAATGCTCAACACAAAAACCCGCTGCGACTATTTTTCGTCGTAGCGGGCTTTTTGTCGTTTTAATATTACTCCATCGCTCCCTGCATTTCCGCATTAACGGCTGTTTGACCCTCCATTTCAATGTTATAGGCTTTCGTATCTACTAATTTAAAGAAAGGGTAGTAGATAACGACACTGAGCAAAATTTGAATGACTTGATAAACCCCTCCGCGCCAACCACTCACTAGGAAACCAGCAATAACTGGAGGTGTTGTCCATGGTATATTGGCCCCATTCGTTAAAGGAACCAAACCTGTAGCCATAACAAAGTAAGTCAAAATAATCATCAACAGTGGCGTTATTAGAAAAGGAATCAGTATAATGGGATTTAAAACAATTGGCAATCCAAAAATAAGCGGTTCATTAATACCAAACATTGCGGGACCAAAAGCAAGTTTTCCTAACGTTTTAAATTGAGCTGAGCGTGCTGCAAATAAGCATAAAATAGCTAAACCGATCGTTCCTCCAGCTCCGCCGACTTTGACGAAATTTTGATAAAACTGATAGTTCACAATATGCGGCAATGCATCTCCGACTGCAAAAGCTGCAGCATTGTCAGCAGTCGATGACAACCAAATTGGAGTCATAACTGCTCCAACAATATTTGAACCATGAATTCCAAATGCCCACAATATAAGTTCGAAAAAAACAATTATCAATGTCGCTGGCAAAGAAGTTCCTAGGGCCGTTAAAGGCGTTTGCAAAAATTGAAAAATAAAAGCTTGTACTGTTTCATAAGAAGTAAAACTAAAACCAATCCGAATAAAGTTAAAAGCTAAAATAACAAATAATGCCGGAATCAAAGCTGTAAATGATTTTGAAACATTAGAAGGAACAGAATCGGGCATCTTGATAGTCCAGCCTTTTCCAACTACCCATCGTGAAATTTCAACGGCTACAATAGCCGTGATCATTCCAACAAATAGTCCACTTGCCCCTAAATTGCTAGTTGGAATGCCTGCAACGCCATCTGCTGTAGAAATCGTTGGAGTTAGAATTAAAAAACCGACAATTGAAATAACAATCGCTGATAAATCGTCTAATTTATAATAGTTAGCCAGTGATTTGGAAATACCTAAGATAACAAATAACGTCATAATATCCATCGTCATATCGTAAGGTACTGTGAAGTAGCTGCTCCAGTTTTCTCCAAGAATGGATGCCATAAATTCAGGATATCCATTAATCGGCAAGTTGCCGAAAAGTAAGAACATAGAACCTAAAATCAAAATAGGCATAGCTCCAAAGAAACCTGTTTTTATAGCTGATAAATAACGATTTGAATCTAATTTGTAAGCAATCGGTCCCATTTTTTCTTGAAGAACATCTAAAAATTTATCCATTATTAACACTCCTTAGTTCATTATTTTTCCCTCTCCATAAAACAGCGCTTACATTAAATAGTGTTAAATCAAGCTGAATTTTTCATCAGCTTAATTTAACAGAATCTCTATCCTTTAATTGCTTTTCATTAATTCATCCACATAGTTAACTGTTTCAGGTTGATTTTTTTCAATCTCTTTTATTTTTTCAGCAAACTGCGGCAAGTAATCTTTATGTGCATAAAGCATTTCATCCAATAACGTTTTAGCTATTGTTCCGCCTGGTACTAATGGATTGATCGTAAATGCTTGCAGTGCTGCACCATAATCCCCATCAATAGCTGCCCGAATCACCGTTTCTTCCATAGCTTTCATATTCTGGATGATGCCTCTAGCTGCAGGAGGAAACGCTCCCCAGTTATACGGTTCTACACCATGGGCTGTAACAGCACCTGAAACTTCTACAATACTGTCGTATGGCAAGTCCGTTATCGTTCCATTATTTTCAGTAGAAACAACCATATCTGTCCGTTTATCATTTTGAATAGAGGCAATGATCTCACAAGCTGCATCACTGTAGTGTGTTCCGCCGCGTTGCGATAACTCATCTGGTTTGTGATCTAGTTGCGGGTCTTTGTATAGTTCAAATAGACGTGCTTCTGTTTCTTTAACCACCTGAGCTCTGGTCTCGCCTTTTTCGAACTCTTCAATAGAATGATTTAACATTTCATCTTCAATATAATAATAGCGGTGGTAACCGCAAGGCAATAGTCCTAAGTCTTTGATTTGTTCATAATGGAAAGGAGCGTTATGAATGTTCTTCAAGTGGCTATCTTCTTCAGATTGATTAGGGCCGTAAATCAAATCAATCAGTTCTGCTGTTCTTTCTTTACCCGTTTTATCCCAAACTCGATGCCAATGGAAATGATTGATTCCGGCAAATTTAAAGAACAGCTCTTCTTCCGGTATGCCTAATTTTTCTGAAGCCGTTGAACAGTGTCCAATTGGAACATTGCATAGCCCAACTGTTTTTTTCCAACCGCCGTGCTTAATAGCCGCTTCTGTGACCATACCTGCTGGATTTGTAAAGTTGACCAACCAAGCGTCTGGACAAATTTCTTTCATATCCTTAATGATGTCTAAAATAACTGGAATCGTTCGGAACGCTTTAAACATTCCTCCTGCTCCATTTGTTTCTTGACCTAATACGCCATGCGATAATGGAATCCGTTCATCTTTCACACGTGCATCCAATAGACCTACTCGGAATTGTGTAGTGACAAAATCGGCTCCTTGTAAAGCGGCTTTACGGTCAAGTGTCAACTCCACTTTCCAATCAAGTCCCGCTGCTTTAACCATTCGTTTTGCCATTTCTCCCACGATTTCTAGTTTTTCTTTGCCTGCTTCAATATCGACCAAAACGATTTCTTTAATCGGCAATTGATCTTTCCGTTTGATATATCCCTCGATCAATTCCGGTGTATAACTGGAACCTCCACCAATTGTAACGATTTTCAATGCTTCTTTCGACATATGTAATTGTCCCCCTTCTTATAAAACGCTTTCTTTTCCTAAATTGACTATACTTTATGTAATGCATTACATGTCAAGCACTAATTTAAAAATAATTTTTCAGTACAAAAAAAGCACCTCTAAAAACAAACGGATGCCTGCCTTTAGGGGTCTATTGTATCAATTAAATTAGCTGTTGACTGATTGGTCACTAAATATGATTTTATTCTTTTTTCATAAGTGTTGCATAACTAAGCATTACCTTCTTTTAAAAACTGCTTTCTAAAAAATCATGGTGTTCTTACGGATCATACCACTGCCATTCATCGTTCATATGGCACTCAATCGGTTTTATCCGATTCGATCGGGCCTTTTCGGCCTCAGCCAAAAAGCACATCTGCTGCACTTGATTTGCATGCCATACCGATAAAAATTTCTCATCCTTACCGTCCTCAAAACGGGTTTGCGTACCTTATCCTCCATTCAAATTCACCCTTTTTTTAAAACATTAAAGTCAGTAAATTTGAGTATCGTTATCGCCAACTGTTATAATAATAAATCCAGAAAAACCATAAGGAACTGAATAACAGCTCATAACAATTGCTAAAAAAAGGCTAAAAACCTTTGTTAGCCGGTTCCCAGTCCTTTTTTATTGTATTCTCTCTTTCAAGTGTATTCTTTTTGAAAAAAACTCCGTTCCATTATTTTTTATGAAGCTCTTTTCCGTAAGATTCAGCAAGTTCAATCAGGACCTCGTTGAACTCTGTTTGGAAATACGTGGTGTTGCTGAGTTTCTTATTCACGATGAGGCTAATGTAAAACTGAGGTGCATTTTCAATTGGAATTCTGACTAGACGTGGACGGTCTTCTACTAAGATGTCGCTCATAAAAGCAAGCATGTGAGTGGAAGAAGCAATGGACAATGCCGTTTGGATTTCTTTGGTATAAAGAGTTTGCGGCTGTTCAATATGATTGTCTTTCATCCATTGTTTAAAAATACGCTGGTGGGTATAGCCTTGCGCTAACGAAATAAACAATTCGTCTTGAATTTCTGCTGCTGTGACGCTGTCTTTTTTGGCTAAAGGGTTGTCAGGAGATGCCCAAAGTGCCATTTCTTCTTTTTTTAAAGGGATCTGTAACAAGTTATCTTCGGCAAAAGTAAGACGATCGCTCCCAATAATGGCTAACGGAACTTGTCCTTTGCGCACCAAATCCAACATGACATCCGAGCTTTCTTCTTCAATAAGCTTCATAGAGGCAGAAAACTTCTTCAAATGCGGCATCAGCTGGGCCATGAAATGACCGCCAATGGTCGGCAAAAAACCAAAGTAAACGACTTGATTTTTTAAATCATGAATTTCTTCTTTAGCCTGTTCTACCGACTTTAAGATATGTGTAGAGTATTTAAGCAATATTTCTCCCGTTTCCGTTAAACGCAAGTTCTTGTGAATTCGTTTTCTATCAATCAAGACCGTATCCAGCTCTTTTTCCAAGCGTTTTAAAGTCATCGAAATAGAGGGTTGTGAGACATAAAAATGTTCAGCAGTTGCAGTAAAATTCAGTGTTTCAGCTAAACGGTTAAAATAAACTAAATCTTGCAGATTCATGGTGTTCTCCTTTCGAGGCTTGTGAAGCTCGTAACATAAATAAAATCTATAATAAATCCCTTTTCATAAATATAATTTATCATACCATAAAAAAACAATATTTTCTAAGTAAAACAAAACATGATATAGTATATGTACTGAAGCGCTTACAAATTATTAGTGGAAGGTGTGGCATTTTGAAATTGATCAAACAGCTTTTTTGGATTTTTTTATTCTCTTTTTTAGGGGAAGTTATTTCCGCTTTAATGGCTTCATTTATAGCCATTCCAGGGAGTGTCATCGGAATGATTTTACTGTTCTTCGCGTTGCATTTTAAATGGATCCGCATGGAGCAAGTAGATGAAGCCGGCACATGGCTGACAGATAACATGGGCATTTTCTTCGTCCCAGCAGGTGTAGGGTTGATATCAAACTTTGATGTTTTAGCCAACACGTGGTGGCAGCTGCTGATTATTATGGCAGTAACAACCGTGCTTATGATGGCATTTGTTGGGAAAGTGGTACAAGGCGTAAAACGCCGTGCAGAGAAAAACACTGTACCGGAGAAAGGAGAAAACTTGCATGTTTGATAAGATTTTAACCAGTCCATTTTTGTGGATCGTGGTTACAGTAGGTTTGTATTTGCTGGCTGGAAAATTAAAAGCCAAATGGCCGAATCCGCTGTTTACGCCTTTAGTATTTGCGATTGTTGTCATTATCATTCTGCTTCTAGTAACCGATATACCGCTGGAAACCTATAATACTGGCGGACAATTCTTTAGTTTGTTTGTTACTCCAGCTACTGTAGCTTTAGCCATTAAACTGGAAAAGAATTTTGTATATTTGAAAAAATACTATCCAGCAATCTTAACTGGAATCGTATCCGGAGTGGTTTTCCATACGGTAATGATTTTTGCTTTCGCATTGTTGTTCCAATTTGACCGGAATATGGTGGCAACGTTGATTCCGAAATCGATTACTACAGCGATTGCAGTTGGCGTTTCTGAATCCCTTGGCGGTATTGTTTCCTTAACCGTTGCGGTGGTTGTATTTACTGGAGTGATTGGTGCTGTCGTCGGACAAACAGTTTTCAAAATATTCAAAATTGATGATCCAGTAGCTCAGGGAGTTGCTCTTGGAAGTTCCTCTCACGCAATGGGAACCACCAAAGCGATTGAAATGGGTGACGTTCAAGGCGCGATGTCTGGGTTGTCAATCGTTGTGACGGGAATTGTCGTCGTTATCTTAGCACCATTAACGGTTCCGATTATCAATTTATTGTTTTAATTTAAAATGGGTTTAAAATTTAAAAAAATACACATAAAAGGATGGTTGAAAAACTATGGTAGATGAACAAATTATTAAATATGATGCACCAACAGTAGAACAAGAAATCGATGTTATCAGCACTTATCGACTTGAAGACCAAGCTCGCGAAGTAGTGCCTAAAGGCGGGTTTGATTATATCTCAGGTGCTTCTGGTGAAGAATACACATTAAAACAAAACAACGAAGCTTGGAAACGCAAAGGTATTTTGCCTCGTGTATTAGCGGATGTCGAAAATCCTGATACTTCAACTTCTATTTTAGGCCATGACATCAAAGTACCATTTATCATGGCCCCAATCGCAGCTCATGGGTTAGCTCATGCAACTAAAGAAGCCGGAACAGCTAAAGGAATCGCTGAATTTGGCGGAACGATCATGTCCATCAGTGCTTACTCAGGAGCTACATTTGAAGAAATCGAAAAAGGCTTAGACGGCAGCCCACGGTGGTTCCAAATCTACATGAGTAAAGATGACGAAATGAATAAAAACATTTTAGACGAAGCAAAAGCTGATGGCGCTACAGCAATCATCTTAACAGCTGATGCAACATTAAGCGGCAACCGTGAAAAAGACATGCTGAATAAATTCGTTTACCCATTTGGTATGCCGATCGTATCGCGTTACTTGACTGGATCAGGTAAAAATATGTCTCTGAACAATATTTATGCTCAATCAAAACAAAAAATCTGTCCAGCAGATGTTAAATTCATTTCTGATTATTCAGGATTGCCTGTCTTTGTTAAAGGGATCCAAACTCCTGAAGATGCTGTCTTAGCTATTGGTGCTGGAGCAGCAGGTGTCTGGGTTTCTAACCACGGAGGCCGTCAATTAGACGAAGCACCGGGTTCATTTGATACATTAGCTGAAATTTCTAAAGCAGTCGCTGGTCGTGTTCCAATCGTATTCGACAGTGGCATTCGTCGTGGAGAACACATCTTCAAAGCGCTAGCAAGCGGTGCTGACATCGTTGCTGTAGGTCGTCCAGTATTATATGGATTAGCTTTAGGCGGATGGAAAGGCGTTAAATCTGTTTTAGATTACTTCGAAACAGATTTAAGACGAGTTATGCAGCTAGCTGGAACACAAACAATTGAAGACGTGAAAAACGCTCGTTTGTTTGATATGAAAAAATAAGTTTTTGAGTAAGTGAAGCAGCACTGGCGCCCGTAATGGACGTCGGCGCTGCTTTTTTATTGGAGGCTTTTTTCCGAGGTGAAAAGCGGGTTGACTAGATGTTCTCTTCGATTTCACATTCTTCTTTTTTTGTTTATATAATGAGTAAATAATACTCTAATGCTCACAGCTACAATCAATATAGGTATAATCCAAACCAGACTGTAAAAAAATTCCCGAGTGAATTTATCTTTGATTGTCGTATCCTCTCTTAACGTAAGAATAAGATTAGTAATGGTAAGTAGCAGTACTAATGACAAATAGGAATCAGCAGATGATTTCAATATTTTTTTTATTACAGCAGACAATTTTCACCCTTCTTTCTATTAAATCACTCTATAA is a genomic window of Carnobacterium sp. CP1 containing:
- a CDS encoding cation-translocating P-type ATPase, producing the protein MEFYQKEQDVLLSELKSTPNGLQTSEVNARLEEHGHNELKTKAKDSVLKLFLETFKDAMVIVLLIVAVVQILMGSVVESFIIFAVLMINSVISVVQTKKAEGSLDALKNMSAPLAKAIRNGEKVTIPARELVPGDIVILDAGDYVPADGRLLEAGSLKIDEGMLTGESVPADKDTETIADTVPVGDRSNMVHSGTLVVYGRGLFVITGTGNNTEIGQVANLLENAMTKQTPLQKKLDQFSKQLGIGILILSVVIFAIEAARIYFGGSSNISADMLNAFMFAVAVAVAAIPEALQSIVTIVLSMGTNKMAKRHAIIRKLPAVETLGATSVICTDKTGTLTQNKMTIVDYFLANGKSGKFNDHPDTWSFDEKRLMQIAVLANDSNINEEGQELGDPTEVAMIAFSNKVNKPYGELRTSYPREAELPFDSDRKLMSTVHTIDGERLMLTKGGPDVVFARSTKILVDGEVLPLTEQRLKELQDQNESFSDRALRVLAFAYKPIGANQTVSFEDENELILAGIMAMIDPPREAVYGAVEEAKKAGIKTVMITGDHKTTARAIARDIGIAEEGDIALTGQELDALSEKELHAKLEQISVYARVSPENKIRIVQAWQDKGKVSAMTGDGVNDAPALKQADIGIAMGSGTDVAKDAAAMVLTDDNFVSIINAVEVGRNVYDNIKKAIAYLFAGNLGAIIAIVAALIMDWVNPFTALQLLFINLVNDSVPAIALGMEKGEPNVMSRKPRDPNEGIFAGQTLVSVLYRGALIGIAVIISQYIGLGYSDEMSIAMAFTTLILARTLQTFPARSNSQTAIGAGFFSNVYVLLAVLFCSALYGLTVLPGIREFFSIPANFGWTQWGIAAGLAAGAVVLMEITKLVIRKKD
- a CDS encoding PTS sugar transporter subunit IIC; the protein is MDKFLDVLQEKMGPIAYKLDSNRYLSAIKTGFFGAMPILILGSMFLLFGNLPINGYPEFMASILGENWSSYFTVPYDMTMDIMTLFVILGISKSLANYYKLDDLSAIVISIVGFLILTPTISTADGVAGIPTSNLGASGLFVGMITAIVAVEISRWVVGKGWTIKMPDSVPSNVSKSFTALIPALFVILAFNFIRIGFSFTSYETVQAFIFQFLQTPLTALGTSLPATLIIVFFELILWAFGIHGSNIVGAVMTPIWLSSTADNAAAFAVGDALPHIVNYQFYQNFVKVGGAGGTIGLAILCLFAARSAQFKTLGKLAFGPAMFGINEPLIFGLPIVLNPIILIPFLITPLLMIILTYFVMATGLVPLTNGANIPWTTPPVIAGFLVSGWRGGVYQVIQILLSVVIYYPFFKLVDTKAYNIEMEGQTAVNAEMQGAME
- a CDS encoding 6-phospho-beta-glucosidase is translated as MSKEALKIVTIGGGSSYTPELIEGYIKRKDQLPIKEIVLVDIEAGKEKLEIVGEMAKRMVKAAGLDWKVELTLDRKAALQGADFVTTQFRVGLLDARVKDERIPLSHGVLGQETNGAGGMFKAFRTIPVILDIIKDMKEICPDAWLVNFTNPAGMVTEAAIKHGGWKKTVGLCNVPIGHCSTASEKLGIPEEELFFKFAGINHFHWHRVWDKTGKERTAELIDLIYGPNQSEEDSHLKNIHNAPFHYEQIKDLGLLPCGYHRYYYIEDEMLNHSIEEFEKGETRAQVVKETEARLFELYKDPQLDHKPDELSQRGGTHYSDAACEIIASIQNDKRTDMVVSTENNGTITDLPYDSIVEVSGAVTAHGVEPYNWGAFPPAARGIIQNMKAMEETVIRAAIDGDYGAALQAFTINPLVPGGTIAKTLLDEMLYAHKDYLPQFAEKIKEIEKNQPETVNYVDELMKSN
- a CDS encoding LysR family transcriptional regulator codes for the protein MNLQDLVYFNRLAETLNFTATAEHFYVSQPSISMTLKRLEKELDTVLIDRKRIHKNLRLTETGEILLKYSTHILKSVEQAKEEIHDLKNQVVYFGFLPTIGGHFMAQLMPHLKKFSASMKLIEEESSDVMLDLVRKGQVPLAIIGSDRLTFAEDNLLQIPLKKEEMALWASPDNPLAKKDSVTAAEIQDELFISLAQGYTHQRIFKQWMKDNHIEQPQTLYTKEIQTALSIASSTHMLAFMSDILVEDRPRLVRIPIENAPQFYISLIVNKKLSNTTYFQTEFNEVLIELAESYGKELHKK
- a CDS encoding CidA/LrgA family protein translates to MKLIKQLFWIFLFSFLGEVISALMASFIAIPGSVIGMILLFFALHFKWIRMEQVDEAGTWLTDNMGIFFVPAGVGLISNFDVLANTWWQLLIIMAVTTVLMMAFVGKVVQGVKRRAEKNTVPEKGENLHV
- a CDS encoding LrgB family protein — translated: MFDKILTSPFLWIVVTVGLYLLAGKLKAKWPNPLFTPLVFAIVVIIILLLVTDIPLETYNTGGQFFSLFVTPATVALAIKLEKNFVYLKKYYPAILTGIVSGVVFHTVMIFAFALLFQFDRNMVATLIPKSITTAIAVGVSESLGGIVSLTVAVVVFTGVIGAVVGQTVFKIFKIDDPVAQGVALGSSSHAMGTTKAIEMGDVQGAMSGLSIVVTGIVVVILAPLTVPIINLLF
- a CDS encoding lactate oxidase; its protein translation is MVDEQIIKYDAPTVEQEIDVISTYRLEDQAREVVPKGGFDYISGASGEEYTLKQNNEAWKRKGILPRVLADVENPDTSTSILGHDIKVPFIMAPIAAHGLAHATKEAGTAKGIAEFGGTIMSISAYSGATFEEIEKGLDGSPRWFQIYMSKDDEMNKNILDEAKADGATAIILTADATLSGNREKDMLNKFVYPFGMPIVSRYLTGSGKNMSLNNIYAQSKQKICPADVKFISDYSGLPVFVKGIQTPEDAVLAIGAGAAGVWVSNHGGRQLDEAPGSFDTLAEISKAVAGRVPIVFDSGIRRGEHIFKALASGADIVAVGRPVLYGLALGGWKGVKSVLDYFETDLRRVMQLAGTQTIEDVKNARLFDMKK